From the Priestia koreensis genome, one window contains:
- the comER gene encoding late competence protein ComER, translating to MNIGFIGTGNMGRILIEALIESKAAHPSTITMTNRTIQKAYHIKKLYPELRVVPHAQDVVNEADLIFICVKPLDIHPLITQLQSSLTPRHGIISITSPLSVEQLEEIATPEVARAIPSITNRALSGVSLLTFGDKSTLAFQHKVQSLLSHISKPIAIDQSVTRVASDIVSCGPAFFSFLLQRFIQAAVKETDITEEQATILTSEMVVGMGKLLEKNIFTLPTLQEKVCVKGGVTGEGIKALEAGVGEMFEHVFQNTHEKYYEDIEKIKEQFTYK from the coding sequence GTGAATATAGGGTTTATCGGCACAGGAAATATGGGGCGAATACTAATTGAGGCGCTCATTGAATCCAAAGCAGCACATCCCTCAACGATCACCATGACGAACAGGACGATTCAAAAAGCCTATCATATAAAAAAGCTGTATCCTGAACTGCGTGTTGTTCCTCATGCTCAAGATGTGGTCAATGAAGCTGATTTAATCTTTATTTGTGTAAAACCGCTAGACATTCACCCGCTAATAACGCAACTTCAATCAAGCTTAACGCCCCGACACGGCATCATTTCGATTACAAGCCCACTGTCGGTCGAGCAGCTAGAAGAAATCGCCACTCCTGAAGTAGCAAGAGCAATACCAAGCATTACAAATCGTGCGCTCTCAGGCGTTTCTCTCCTTACATTTGGAGACAAAAGCACGTTAGCTTTTCAGCACAAGGTTCAGAGCCTGCTTTCACACATTTCAAAGCCTATTGCGATTGATCAGTCCGTTACGCGTGTAGCTTCAGATATTGTTAGCTGTGGTCCTGCATTTTTTAGTTTTTTACTGCAACGTTTTATTCAAGCGGCGGTAAAGGAAACAGACATTACAGAGGAACAGGCGACCATTTTGACAAGTGAGATGGTGGTGGGAATGGGAAAATTACTAGAGAAGAACATTTTTACACTACCGACCTTACAAGAGAAAGTATGTGTAAAAGGTGGCGTAACCGGTGAAGGAATTAAAGCACTTGAAGCTGGCGTGGGAGAGATGTTTGAGCATGTCTTTCAGAACACCCATGAAAAATATTATGAGGATATTGAGAAAATTAAAGAACAGTTCACGTATAAATAA
- a CDS encoding class I SAM-dependent DNA methyltransferase, which yields MMSFSYGEFAYVYDELMKDVPYDQWVEYTALNLQAKGLSAPSILDIGCGTGEVSVRLAKAGYDVTGVDLSDDMLTVAQDKAHSEGVQLSLFQQDMSQLELPSSFDCAVIFCDSLNYLETEDQVKGTFKSVYDHLEPGGLLLFDVHSLYKVNHIFGENTFTYNEEELSYIWSCFQGEHPNSVEHDLTFFVYDERKDAYDRFDELHKQRTYSVDTYKQWLTEAGFSTVETTADFTSDSPTDKAERILFCVQK from the coding sequence ATGATGTCATTTAGTTATGGGGAATTTGCTTATGTGTACGATGAATTGATGAAAGACGTTCCTTATGACCAATGGGTTGAATATACAGCTCTCAATCTTCAAGCAAAAGGCTTGTCCGCACCGTCTATTTTAGATATTGGTTGTGGAACAGGAGAGGTTTCTGTTCGTTTAGCCAAAGCAGGCTATGACGTGACAGGAGTTGATTTGTCAGATGATATGCTGACGGTCGCACAAGATAAGGCTCATAGTGAAGGAGTACAGCTTTCTCTGTTTCAGCAAGATATGTCTCAATTAGAGCTGCCTTCTTCATTTGACTGCGCCGTTATATTTTGCGATTCGCTCAACTACCTCGAGACAGAAGACCAGGTAAAAGGGACGTTTAAAAGCGTATATGATCATTTAGAGCCAGGAGGCTTGCTGTTATTTGATGTTCATTCCTTGTATAAAGTGAATCATATTTTCGGTGAAAATACGTTTACGTACAATGAAGAAGAACTGTCATATATATGGAGCTGTTTCCAAGGAGAGCATCCAAACTCTGTTGAACATGATCTCACCTTTTTTGTGTATGATGAGCGTAAAGACGCGTACGATCGATTTGATGAGTTGCATAAGCAACGCACGTACTCTGTTGACACTTACAAGCAATGGCTTACAGAAGCTGGCTTTTCAACTGTTGAGACGACCGCTGATTTTACAAGCGACTCACCGACTGATAAGGCTGAACGTATTCTATTTTGCGTTCAAAAATAG
- a CDS encoding ComE operon protein 2 — protein sequence MKRIAWDQYFMAQSHLLALRSTCERLAVGATIVRDKRIIAGGYNGSISGGVHCIDEGCYVVDGHCVRTIHAEMNALLQCAKFGAKTDGAEIYVTHFPCIHCCKAIIQSGIQTVYYAKNYKNHPYAIELFEQAGVKVAQVELKENIIDFHSQEKAVLIEKIFSEVAKKDALDPRMEELKEEAMKLFN from the coding sequence GTGAAACGGATTGCTTGGGATCAGTATTTTATGGCGCAAAGTCATTTGTTAGCCTTACGAAGCACGTGTGAACGTCTAGCCGTGGGAGCGACGATTGTTCGAGATAAACGCATTATTGCAGGGGGATATAACGGTTCGATCAGTGGAGGCGTTCACTGTATTGACGAAGGATGCTATGTTGTGGACGGACACTGCGTTAGAACCATTCATGCAGAGATGAACGCACTGTTGCAATGCGCGAAGTTTGGTGCGAAAACAGACGGCGCGGAGATATATGTCACGCATTTTCCATGTATTCATTGCTGCAAAGCAATCATCCAGTCAGGAATTCAAACGGTTTATTATGCAAAAAACTACAAAAATCATCCGTACGCCATTGAGCTTTTTGAACAGGCAGGCGTAAAAGTCGCACAAGTAGAGCTTAAAGAAAATATCATTGATTTTCACAGTCAGGAAAAAGCCGTTTTAATTGAAAAAATCTTTTCGGAAGTGGCAAAAAAGGACGCGCTTGATCCGCGAATGGAAGAGTTAAAAGAAGAAGCAATGAAGCTTTTTAACTAA
- a CDS encoding DNA internalization-related competence protein ComEC/Rec2, producing MIGKWIYSALGICLVLLTCAFHTGFLAPLLLIGYIIFLCLHLAPRLVALCVTMMTLTALYYVIYDNRNQSSYTTAHRHFTGIIATTPDFNGDILRFQVNTDREKLIVRYKVQTKQQKDDLSSVTIGMKCRLKGDLIPPENNRNESLFNYKQYLYRQSIHWVLQAIESPQCKRETKSMIHTLFSLRDQGIKKIRENMSEPASSFMQAMIYGERKDIDERVLDDYQKGGIIHLIAISGQHVSLLVAMFFYLLIRFGVTRERAITCILIALPFYMFMAGASPSVVRACITAFLVMSSLKFNHLLSPLDAISFSFIIMIIIDPYSVFHIGFQLSYVVTLFLILSAGHLLKIIHHPLLLLLQVTFIAQLASLPLILYYFFEFSLSSFLLNLIFVPLFSFIILPLCLLILPCLVIFPTIAFVLGWVLQMILLYSNELVAVVARLKVLSLLFGKPSIWFVALFYGVTIWFLYEWEAWKNGRWKVAIAVLFFSYTVHYFVHYFHPYGRVSMIDVGQGDSILIELPFRKATYLIDTGGQLTFLVEEWQQKRSEFSIGDRIVIPYLKSRGIRRIDKLILTHGDTDHGGESTKILTAFHTSELLLGEKKEWSQLERTIVALAKRKQTNISVVRAGDGWKEGDARFSVLSPIGDEPNQNEASVVLYGELGPYKWLFTGDLGVEEEHKLIQRYPNVQVDVLKVGHHGSRSSTSREFLERIQPKLALLSVGKDNRYGHPHGEVVALLREHGVNMLRSDKNGQVIYSFSRKSGTFRWHSP from the coding sequence ATGATTGGCAAATGGATTTACAGTGCACTTGGTATCTGTTTGGTTCTGCTGACCTGTGCATTTCATACAGGTTTTCTTGCACCACTGTTGCTTATAGGATATATCATTTTTCTATGTTTGCATCTCGCGCCACGGTTAGTCGCTTTATGTGTTACGATGATGACTCTCACCGCCCTCTATTACGTAATCTACGATAATCGAAATCAATCCTCTTATACAACAGCACACCGCCATTTTACAGGGATCATTGCGACCACTCCAGATTTCAATGGAGACATCCTTCGATTTCAAGTAAACACGGACCGTGAAAAATTAATAGTGCGTTATAAAGTTCAAACGAAGCAGCAGAAAGATGATCTTTCCTCTGTAACGATCGGGATGAAATGTCGTTTAAAGGGGGACTTAATTCCTCCTGAAAATAATCGCAATGAGTCTCTCTTCAATTACAAACAGTATTTATATCGTCAATCCATCCATTGGGTGCTGCAAGCCATTGAATCGCCTCAGTGTAAGCGAGAAACAAAATCAATGATTCATACGCTGTTTTCTCTGCGAGATCAAGGCATTAAAAAGATCAGAGAAAACATGTCGGAGCCAGCATCCTCTTTTATGCAGGCCATGATTTACGGTGAACGAAAGGACATTGACGAGCGCGTATTAGACGACTATCAAAAAGGTGGCATTATTCACCTTATTGCGATTTCAGGTCAGCATGTGTCGCTGCTCGTTGCGATGTTTTTTTACCTCCTCATACGCTTTGGCGTGACGAGAGAAAGAGCGATCACCTGTATATTAATCGCTTTGCCATTCTATATGTTTATGGCAGGAGCGTCTCCTTCTGTTGTGAGAGCTTGCATAACGGCTTTTTTAGTAATGAGCTCATTAAAATTCAACCATCTTTTATCACCTCTAGATGCGATTAGCTTTTCATTCATTATCATGATCATCATCGATCCTTATTCGGTCTTTCATATTGGGTTTCAGCTCTCCTATGTGGTTACACTGTTCTTAATTTTAAGTGCAGGACATCTACTTAAGATCATTCATCATCCGCTTCTTTTGCTTCTTCAGGTCACCTTTATCGCCCAACTCGCTTCACTTCCACTCATCCTCTATTATTTTTTCGAATTTTCCCTAAGCAGCTTTTTATTGAATTTAATTTTTGTTCCGCTTTTTTCCTTTATTATTTTGCCGCTCTGTTTGCTTATTTTGCCATGCCTTGTGATATTTCCTACGATTGCTTTTGTTTTAGGTTGGGTTTTACAAATGATTTTGCTGTATAGCAATGAGTTAGTGGCTGTGGTGGCACGTCTGAAGGTGCTGTCGTTATTATTCGGAAAACCGTCTATTTGGTTTGTCGCCTTGTTTTATGGAGTGACCATTTGGTTTCTGTACGAATGGGAAGCGTGGAAGAACGGTCGATGGAAGGTGGCAATTGCGGTGCTATTTTTTTCGTATACCGTGCATTATTTTGTTCACTATTTTCATCCATATGGAAGAGTATCGATGATTGATGTTGGACAAGGAGATAGCATTTTAATCGAATTGCCGTTTCGAAAAGCCACTTATTTAATTGATACAGGAGGTCAGCTGACCTTTCTCGTAGAGGAGTGGCAGCAAAAGCGCTCCGAGTTTTCAATAGGAGATCGAATTGTTATTCCGTATTTAAAGTCAAGAGGAATTCGTCGAATTGATAAGCTTATTCTTACGCATGGAGATACCGATCACGGTGGGGAAAGCACCAAAATACTGACTGCATTTCACACGTCTGAACTGTTGCTTGGTGAAAAAAAAGAATGGAGTCAGCTTGAGAGAACGATCGTTGCATTAGCGAAGCGAAAGCAGACAAACATATCCGTCGTGAGGGCAGGGGATGGTTGGAAAGAAGGTGATGCACGTTTTTCTGTTTTATCCCCTATAGGAGATGAACCGAACCAAAATGAGGCATCAGTCGTACTATACGGAGAACTGGGTCCTTACAAATGGTTATTTACAGGTGATTTAGGTGTGGAAGAAGAACATAAATTGATCCAGCGCTACCCTAATGTGCAGGTTGATGTACTGAAGGTTGGCCATCACGGAAGTCGTTCCTCGACGTCGAGAGAGTTTTTGGAACGTATACAACCAAAGCTTGCCTTACTATCAGTCGGAAAAGATAATCGATATGGACATCCTCATGGAGAGGTAGTGGCGCTTTTACGGGAGCATGGAGTGAATATGTTGCGTAGTGATAAAAATGGGCAGGTTATCTACAGCTTTTCGCGTAAAAGTGGAACCTTTCGATGGCATTCTCCATAA
- the yqeK gene encoding bis(5'-nucleosyl)-tetraphosphatase (symmetrical) YqeK, giving the protein MNRDEALAIVKEQMTEHRYQHTIGVMETAIQLAKLYGVDEKKAETAAIFHDYAKFRSKDEMEQIIRTEKMPEDLLVHNAELWHAPVGAYLVEKEVGITDPDILSAIRYHTSGRADMTLLEKVIYLADYIEPGRHFPGVDEVRETAKVDLDQALVQSLRNTISFLLKKNQMVYPDTIYTYNSLILGGK; this is encoded by the coding sequence ATGAATCGTGACGAAGCATTAGCAATTGTAAAAGAGCAAATGACGGAGCATCGTTACCAGCATACGATTGGGGTAATGGAAACAGCTATTCAGCTTGCAAAGCTGTACGGAGTAGATGAGAAAAAAGCAGAAACGGCTGCGATTTTTCATGACTATGCAAAATTTCGTTCCAAAGATGAAATGGAGCAAATTATTCGAACCGAGAAAATGCCAGAAGATCTTCTGGTGCATAATGCTGAGCTTTGGCATGCTCCGGTCGGCGCTTATTTAGTCGAAAAAGAAGTCGGTATCACAGATCCGGATATTTTATCTGCGATCCGTTACCACACGTCTGGACGGGCGGATATGACGCTACTTGAAAAGGTAATTTACTTAGCTGATTATATTGAGCCAGGTCGTCACTTTCCTGGAGTTGATGAAGTTCGAGAAACTGCGAAGGTGGATTTAGATCAAGCGTTGGTTCAATCGTTACGAAATACCATTTCCTTTTTACTAAAGAAAAATCAAATGGTGTATCCGGATACGATCTACACATATAACAGCTTAATTTTAGGAGGAAAGTAA
- a CDS encoding nicotinate-nucleotide adenylyltransferase: protein MKRIGILGGTFNPPHLGHLAIANEVLHALELDKVWFLPSYIPPHKEIKKGMNPLHRLSMIERAVKDNEQFEVQPIEFEKKGTSYTIETMQLLQEMYPDHQFYFIIGGDMIEYLPKWHRIDELVEVVNFVGVQRPGFDIETPYPIQRVEIPQLEISSSFIRDRVTRHETIRYFVPDTVKRYIEENHLYES from the coding sequence TTGAAGCGAATTGGTATTCTTGGAGGAACATTTAATCCTCCCCACCTTGGTCACCTTGCCATTGCTAACGAAGTGCTTCATGCATTAGAGCTAGACAAGGTGTGGTTCTTGCCTTCTTACATCCCTCCACATAAAGAGATTAAAAAGGGAATGAATCCTCTGCACCGCCTGAGTATGATTGAACGAGCGGTAAAGGACAACGAACAATTTGAGGTTCAGCCAATCGAGTTTGAAAAAAAGGGAACATCCTATACGATTGAAACAATGCAGCTGCTTCAAGAAATGTATCCTGATCATCAATTCTACTTCATCATTGGTGGAGATATGATTGAATATTTGCCAAAGTGGCATCGCATTGATGAGCTAGTAGAAGTGGTGAATTTTGTTGGCGTTCAGCGCCCTGGTTTCGATATTGAGACACCTTATCCAATTCAGAGAGTCGAAATTCCACAGCTGGAAATTTCGTCCTCTTTTATTCGTGATCGGGTAACACGGCACGAAACCATTCGCTATTTTGTACCAGATACTGTGAAACGATACATTGAGGAGAATCATTTATATGAATCGTGA
- the yhbY gene encoding ribosome assembly RNA-binding protein YhbY, with translation MLKGKQKRFLRSKAHHLNPIFQVGKGGVNDNMIKQIAEALEVRELIKVSVLQNCEEDRYTVSEQISSGAKAELVQVIGNTIVLYKESRENKQLVLPK, from the coding sequence ATGTTAAAAGGTAAGCAAAAACGTTTTTTACGCTCAAAAGCGCATCATTTAAATCCCATCTTCCAAGTAGGGAAGGGCGGAGTAAATGACAATATGATTAAGCAAATTGCAGAAGCATTAGAGGTTCGTGAACTAATTAAAGTAAGTGTACTTCAAAACTGTGAAGAAGATCGCTACACAGTATCAGAGCAAATCAGCTCTGGAGCAAAAGCAGAGCTTGTACAAGTAATTGGAAATACAATTGTGTTGTACAAAGAATCACGTGAGAACAAACAGCTAGTATTGCCAAAATAA
- a CDS encoding helix-hairpin-helix domain-containing protein — MHFSKKQVVLSTILVCVILLLLGVYVFQGRVTSDQEFSLEPAEEQAGLNVKDKQKVQATSQQTTVLVDVKGAVKSPGVYELAMGSRIRDAIRLSGGITDEGDKNAVNLALKLQDEMVVYVPKIGESESVAIPSNTSPGTSSNIENPLVNLNTATSEELQQLDGVGPAKASAIISYREENGPFQKIEDLMNVSGIGQKSFDKLKESIRVQ, encoded by the coding sequence TTGCACTTTTCAAAAAAACAGGTTGTTCTCAGCACCATATTGGTGTGCGTGATTTTGCTTCTTTTAGGTGTGTATGTCTTCCAGGGAAGAGTGACCTCAGATCAAGAATTTTCACTAGAACCAGCAGAAGAACAAGCAGGTCTAAATGTAAAAGATAAACAAAAGGTGCAGGCTACTTCACAGCAAACGACTGTGCTAGTAGATGTAAAGGGAGCAGTGAAGTCTCCAGGCGTATATGAGTTGGCTATGGGTAGTCGAATACGTGATGCCATTCGTCTATCGGGTGGTATCACCGACGAAGGAGATAAAAATGCCGTAAACCTCGCTTTAAAGCTTCAAGATGAAATGGTTGTCTACGTCCCCAAAATAGGTGAGAGTGAATCCGTAGCGATTCCTTCCAATACATCTCCTGGAACCTCCTCTAACATAGAAAATCCCCTTGTTAACCTTAATACCGCTACATCTGAGGAACTTCAGCAATTAGATGGAGTCGGTCCTGCGAAGGCCTCTGCTATCATTTCATATCGAGAAGAAAACGGTCCCTTTCAAAAGATAGAAGATTTAATGAACGTGTCAGGAATCGGTCAAAAGTCGTTTGATAAGCTAAAAGAGTCCATTCGTGTTCAATAG
- the rsfS gene encoding ribosome silencing factor, giving the protein MQEREILTLVAKAADDKRAEDVIALNMQGVSLVADYFVICHGNSDKQVQAIAREIKEKAHENELNVKRIEGLEEARWVLVDLGDVVAHIFHKDERDYYKLERLWGDAPHVDLSEVL; this is encoded by the coding sequence ATGCAAGAACGTGAAATTCTAACTCTTGTTGCAAAAGCAGCAGACGATAAACGAGCAGAAGATGTAATCGCCTTAAACATGCAAGGGGTATCTCTAGTGGCAGACTACTTTGTTATTTGTCACGGTAATTCTGATAAACAAGTTCAGGCTATTGCACGTGAAATTAAAGAAAAGGCTCATGAAAACGAGCTAAATGTAAAGCGTATTGAAGGTCTTGAAGAAGCTAGATGGGTATTAGTTGATCTTGGTGATGTTGTTGCTCATATCTTCCACAAGGACGAACGTGATTACTATAAATTAGAACGTCTATGGGGAGATGCTCCACACGTGGACTTGAGTGAAGTACTGTAA